GCGCGCGCCTTAGCCTCGCTCACCGACGCGTCGGTGGATGTCCGCCGGACGGCATGCGGCATCTTCGCGCCGTCGGTCCCGGCAGCGGGAACGCGTTCGTTCTTCACCGGAGTTCGGCAGTTGACGCCGGGCACCACGACCGAGTTGCCCGCCGACGGCGGGGACCCGCACGTCACCACCGTCTGGCGGCCCGAACCCGCATCCGGTGTACCGCACCGCCGGCTTCGGGGCGCCCTGACGGCGGCTGTTTCCCTGCGCGTCGCTCTCGATGCCGACCTGACCTGCGATCTGTCCGGCGGGTTGGATTCCAGCGCGGTGACCGTTCTGGCCTCTGCCGCGCGGACCTCACCCCGACCGCTGAACGCCGTGACGGTCCACCCTCAAGGCGACCTGAACGGTGGGGATCTGCGTCATGCGCGACTGGTAGGGGACGCGCACCCGCTACGTATCGCCCACCATCTGCTCCCACTCGGCGTCGAGCATCTCCCCTACACCGCGATCGAGACGGTGCCGCCCACGGACGAACCCGCCCCCTGCACGCTGACGCACGCCCGGCTCCGAGGCCAACTGGACTGGATGAGGGAACAGTTGAACAGCCGAACCCATCTCACGGGCGACGGTGGCGACAGTGTCCTGTTCCGCCCGCCCGCTCAACTGGCCGACCTCGTCGGACAACGGCGGCTCACACGCGCCTTCGCCGAAGCCCTGGGGTGGGCCCGTCTCCGGCACCGTCCTCTCTTCCCACTCCTTCGCGACGCCCGTGTGCTTGCCCGTACCAGCCGTTGTGACAGCCTCACCGCCCTCGCCCGCGACTTCGAGACCGCCAACCCCGTCGGCAAGGTCAGCCGTGACGGCTTTCGGTTCGATCCCGGCGGCTCCCGTGACATCCGGTGGTTCACTCCGATACCGCTGCCCAGCTGGGCCACACCCACCGGGGCACGGTTCCTGGCCGACGCACTCGCCGAAGCCGCAGCCGTACCCGACCAGCTTCCGGGCATCACCGTGTCCGCACGCGTCCTCGTGGACGAAATCCGCGAGATCGCCCGCACAGCGGCAGCTGACGTGGAACTCGCCGCCGCTCACGACGTCAGTCTGCACAATCCCTTCCTGGACGCGAACGTCGTCCATGCCGTCCTGAGCACTCCACTCGACGCGCAACCCCCCGTCCACGCCTACAAACCGGTTCTGGCTCGCGCGATGAAGGACCTGCTGCCGTCGCAGGTGGCGGGCCGCACCACCAAAGGAAGCTTCAACGCCGACCACTTCGCGGGAATGCGTGCCAACCTTCCCGAGCTCATGAGCCTCGCCGAAGGCCGTCTCGCGGATCTCGGACTTGTCGAACCCCGCCTTCTGCGGAGCCAATTGACTGAAGCCGCCGCAGGCATCCCCATGCCGCTCGCGACTCTCGAACTGGCGCTGAGCGCCGAAGCCTGGCTGCGTGCTCTCGACCGTGCTCCCGGCATTTCCTGGACGTGCGCTTCCGGGGAGGGGGGACCACTGTGGCTGATCTGCCTTACCCCCTCACCTGCCCCCGCCACGTCCGCGCGGTGGACTTCGGACACGTCCTGGTCCTCGTCGACTACCGCACCGGTGCCGTGCGATGTCTGCTCCCCGCCGCTTCGCTGTCCTGGCGGACGGCCGCACGCACCGGACGGCTCGACCAGATGGAGCCCGCTCTCGCCCGCCGTCTCGTCACCCTGGGCCTGCTCGTCCCGAGCGACGCCCTCACGCCCTGGGCGGATCCGGTCAAAGGTGAGGTTCCACAGGCCAGTTGGGGAAGCGCGGAGCACTCGGCGGGAATCGTGTGCCCGGCTCGTACGGCTCCCACGCCGACGGTCGGCGCGGCAGCCTGTCTGTCCGCCGTCTTCGTGGCAGGGCGCTTCGGCGGCATGCGCTCAGTTGTCGGCCTGCTGCGGAGAGCCGCGTCAACCTGCGAACGCCCAGCCACCCCCGAGCAGGCCCTCGCCGCGGTCCAGGCCGTCCGGCGCGCGGGCTGGTACTCCCCGGGGCGTACGGCCTGCCTGGAGGAGTCTGCGGCGGCCCTGCTTCTCCTTGCCGCCCGGCGCCGTGCCGTCCGATGGTGCCATGGTGTCGCGCCCGACCCCGTACGCCTTCACGCCTGGGTGCAGACTGTGGACGGCGCCCATGTCGCCGAACCGCTCGCGACACGCGACTGCACGATCCTGCTCACCGTCGGAGGCCCGTCATCAGTGCCGTCCCTGATCCGATCCTGTGGCTGAGTGCCGGTTCGTGTGCGCTCGGTCCTTATCGAGCCGATCTCGTGGAGACGTACTGGCGCTGGGAACAGGACCCGGCCCTCCTGGTGGGCTACGGGCGGCAAAAGGCCCGGAGTCCCTGGAAGCCCGGACGGAGGGGATGGCGCACCAACTGCGCGGCGAGAACATCCGGTTCACCATCTACGACACGGGTGCCGATCGGCCCGTACCCGCCGGTGTCGCCGGCCTGCTGCCGGATCACGCCGTGCGCACCGCCGAGTTCGTCGTCATGCTCGCCCCGGAGGCGAGGGGGCGCGGGCTCGGGACGGCGGCCACGCGGCTGAGCCTCGACTACGCCTTCCATGTCACCAACCTGCGGATGGTCTGGCTCAAGGTCCTGGCGCCGAATCTGCCGGCCGTCCGCGCGTACGAGAAGGCGGGTTTCCGGGTGGCCGGGACGCTCCGGCAGGCCGGGTACTGGCTGGGGCAGGTCTGGGACGAGGTGCTGATGGACGCCGTCGCCGGGGAGTACCCGGGGCCGTCCGCCGTCGCCCGCGCGGTCCGGTTCTGACTCTGATTCCGCAGGGGCGCCCTCAGAGGCGTTCGAAGCCGCGGACGCGTTCCCAGTCCGTCACCGAGGATTCGAAGGCGGCGAGTTCCGCGCGGGCCGCCGCCGCGTAGTGGGTGAGCACCTCGGGGCCGAACAGCGTCGCCGCCGTGGCGCTCGTCTCCCACAGGTGCAGGGCCTCCGTGAGGGTGCGGGGGAGGCGGGGGACCGAGGGGTCCGTCAGGGCGTTGTCGGTGTGTGGGGGCGGGAGTTCGAGGGCGTGGTCGATGCCGTGGAGGCCCGCCGCGATGGCCGCCGCGAGGGCGAGGTAGGGGTTGGCGTCGCCGCCGGGGACGCGGTGTTCGAGGCGCAGGGAGGGGCCGGTGCCCACCACGCGGATCGGGCAGGTGCGGTTGTCGCGGCCCCAGGCGATGCCCGTCGGGGCGAACGCGCCCGGCTGGAGGCGTTTGTACGAGTTGATGTTCGGGGCCATCAGCAGGGTGAGGTCCGGCAGGCAGGCGAGCTGGCCGGCCACGAAGTGGCGCATCAGGGCCGACATGCCGTCCTCGGCGGAGGGGTCCGCGAGGACGGGGGTGCCGTCCGTGGCGCGCAGGGAGAGGTGGAGGTGGCAGGAGTTGCCCTCGCCCGCGTCGTACTTCGGCATGAAGGTCAGCGACACGCCCTCCTGGGCGGCGATCTGCTTGGCACCGTTCTTGAAGAAGACGTGGTTGTCGCAGGTCGTCATGGCTTCCGCGTAACGGAAGACGATCTCGTACTGCCCCGGGTGGCACTCTCCGCGCGCGGTCTCCATCGCGAGCCCCGCCCGGCCCATCTCGCGGCGGATGCGGCGGACGACGGGTTCGATGTCGGTCAGGCCCTGGAGGGCGTAGTCGACGTTGTGCGCGGTGGCCGTCGTCAGGTTCTCGTAGCGGGTCTCGCGGGCGGCGCGGTAGGTGTCGAGGAAGACGAGGAATTCGAGTTCCGTTCCGGCGAGCGCGGTCAGTCCGCGTTCGGCGAGGCGGTCGAGCTGGGTGCGCAGGATGTGGCGGGGGGCGACCGCGACCGGGGAGCCGGGTGACGCTCCGTCCGGGCCCGGCCAGTGCGCGTCGGCGAGGATCAGCGCCGTGCCCTCGTCCCAGGGGAGGCGGGTGCGCAGGGTGGCGGGGTCCGGGCGGAGCAGGAAGTCGCCGAAGCCGGTCTTCCAGGCGTCGATGGCGTAGCCGGGGCCGGTGTCCATCTCGACGTCCGACGCGAGGAGATAGACGCACGCGCCGAAGCCGCCGGCGCCGCCGGCGATCTCGTCCAGGAAGTACGGCACGGAGAGCCGGCTGCCCTGGAGGCGTCCCTGGAGGTCGGGGACGGCGACGATCACCTCCTCGATCTTTCCGGCGGCGGCCTCCGCGCGCAGCCGCTGGTAGGGCGACTCGTACGGCGAGGGGTCGTCGCTCATGTCCGGTCCTCTGTTCCTGTCCGGTCCGCCGTGCCCGATCGGTCCGCTGTGTCGGAGGGGGGCGTGGCCAGCGGGTTCGGGACCGTGCCGTGCACCACGTCGAAGCCCTCGTCCCGCTCCGCCCGGTCGTGGAAGCCGCCGCCCAGGAGCTGTTCGCGGTTGAGCGCGACGCGGTCGAAGGTGGGGGCGAGGAGCCCGTACGACGCGAAGCGGTCGGCCAGTTCGGGGAAGCGGGTGTGGTAGCGCTCGATCTCGGCGCGTACGAGGGCCCAGAACTGGGGCTCGGGGACGCCGAGTTGGTCGGCGCACAGCGGGGCGAAGAACCGGAAGTGCCCGGCGAAGACCGCACTCAGCAGCGAGTGCGCCAGTTCGTGCGCCGGCCAGCGCAGCAGCACCCGGTCGGCGCGCTCGGGGAGATCCGCGTACTCGGGCCGGTCGCCCGGCAGCAGATTCACGTCCTCCGCGAAGTCCTTGAGCGCGATGCCGAACGGGATCTCGTCGCGGCCGAAGAGGACGACGGTGTTCTCGCCGTGCGGGCAGAAGGCGACGCCGTAGCGGTAGAGGTAGTGCAGCAGACCCGGCAGCAGCGCCGCGAAGAATCGTTCCAGCCAGGCTGCCGGGGCGAGTCCCGAGCGGGCCACCAGTTCGGCGGTGAGCGCCCGCCCGTCGGACCCGGTCTTGAGCAACGCGGCCATGGTGCGGGCGCGTTCACCCGCCGCCGTGTCGAGCAGCGCGGTCACCGGCTCGCGCCAGACCGCGCCGAGCAGTTCGTGGTAGCGGTACGGGGCGTCCTCGACCGACTCGTACAGCGGGTGGCCCACGGCGACGGCCGCCACCTCGCCGAGCGGGTGGACGCGCAACTCGTCGCGGAGATACGGGTCGGCGTCCCGGACCGCGTGCAGCCAGGCGCTCACCTCGGGCGCGGCCTCGGTGGGGCGGGTCGAAAGCCCGCGCCAGACAAGGGTGTTGCGGATGAGGAGCGGGACCTTCACATTGCGGCGGTGCGGCCGGTCGAGGTTGGCGAGGGTGCGGATCGACTGGAGGGGCCGGTAGCGGTCGTCGCTCGGGCCGAGCAGGACGATGCGGCCCTCGGCGACACTCGGCGCGAAGAGGGTGGCGACGGCCTCGTCCCAGTGGAACGGGTGCACCGGCAGCCAGACGAACTCCCCGGCCGCCAGGCCGGTTCGGGCGCACATGGCGGCGAGCACGGCGGCGAAACGTTCCCGCGTGGCCGGGTCCAGCTCCTCGGCCAGCAGGGACTCCGCGTCGAGGCCGGGGACACCCGCGTACACGGCGAGCCCGTTGTGCACGGCCGCCCACAACAGCCTTACGGCGGGCGCCGATTCGGGCGCGTACGCGGCGGTGTCGGAGGCGGAGAAACCGAGCCGGCCCTTGTTGAGGAGCATGCAGGGATGCCCGTCCTGGTACGCCTCCAGTTCCAGATGCCCGAGGTCGGCCAGCGCGGCGGCGGGCAGCGCCCGGCCGATGGCCCCGGCGTCGGCCCGCCGGGTGGCGGTCAGTTCGCGCAGCACCTCGGCGGTGGTGGGGCCGTCCCAGCCGAGCACCCCGCGCGCGTCGAGCAACAGGCGCTCGGGGCCCGGCTCCTGGCCGTCCGGGAGGGCGGGGTGGCGGCGCAGGCTGCCGGGCTCGACACGCCAGGTGCCGAAGGTGCCCCGGCGGGCGCGCAGGGTCCAGTGGACGCCGCCGCCGAGATCGAGCCGGTACGGGCCGGGGGAGCCGGACACGGGATCGGTCGGCGGTGCGGGCGCGGGCGCCGAGGGCTCCGGATCCGGAACCGGCACCGTCTCCGGTACGGGGACCGTCTCCGGTACGGGCACCGTCGCCGGTACGGGGACCAGCAGCTCCTCGTACGCGAACTCCTCCACGGCCTTGACCAGCAGCCGCCGCCCGGCCTGTGCCCAGGCGTCCCGCTCGGGGTGGTTCATCGGCGCTTCTCCTCGGAAACGGCGGACACGGCAGGAACAGCGGAGACCGCCGGTGCGGCGGACACGGGCGGTGCGGCCGGCACGGCGGGAACGGCGGACGCGGCGGAGGGTACGACGGCGGTGGCGGGCACGACGGCGGTGACGGGCTCCTGCTCGGCACCCTCGGCGCGCGGCGCCCCGAACGTCGTCCACGCCGCCCGCTCCGGGACCCGCAGCACCGTGCGCCCGGCGACCGCGTTCAGGATGGTCGCCGCGCGCCAGGCGCCCAGCGTCAGGTCGGGCGCGCCGACACCGTGCGTGTGCAGTT
Above is a window of Streptomyces sp. NBC_01498 DNA encoding:
- a CDS encoding lasso peptide biosynthesis B2 protein, with product MADLPYPLTCPRHVRAVDFGHVLVLVDYRTGAVRCLLPAASLSWRTAARTGRLDQMEPALARRLVTLGLLVPSDALTPWADPVKGEVPQASWGSAEHSAGIVCPARTAPTPTVGAAACLSAVFVAGRFGGMRSVVGLLRRAASTCERPATPEQALAAVQAVRRAGWYSPGRTACLEESAAALLLLAARRRAVRWCHGVAPDPVRLHAWVQTVDGAHVAEPLATRDCTILLTVGGPSSVPSLIRSCG
- a CDS encoding GNAT family N-acetyltransferase; the encoded protein is MAHQLRGENIRFTIYDTGADRPVPAGVAGLLPDHAVRTAEFVVMLAPEARGRGLGTAATRLSLDYAFHVTNLRMVWLKVLAPNLPAVRAYEKAGFRVAGTLRQAGYWLGQVWDEVLMDAVAGEYPGPSAVARAVRF
- a CDS encoding glutamine synthetase family protein, with protein sequence MSDDPSPYESPYQRLRAEAAAGKIEEVIVAVPDLQGRLQGSRLSVPYFLDEIAGGAGGFGACVYLLASDVEMDTGPGYAIDAWKTGFGDFLLRPDPATLRTRLPWDEGTALILADAHWPGPDGASPGSPVAVAPRHILRTQLDRLAERGLTALAGTELEFLVFLDTYRAARETRYENLTTATAHNVDYALQGLTDIEPVVRRIRREMGRAGLAMETARGECHPGQYEIVFRYAEAMTTCDNHVFFKNGAKQIAAQEGVSLTFMPKYDAGEGNSCHLHLSLRATDGTPVLADPSAEDGMSALMRHFVAGQLACLPDLTLLMAPNINSYKRLQPGAFAPTGIAWGRDNRTCPIRVVGTGPSLRLEHRVPGGDANPYLALAAAIAAGLHGIDHALELPPPHTDNALTDPSVPRLPRTLTEALHLWETSATAATLFGPEVLTHYAAAARAELAAFESSVTDWERVRGFERL
- a CDS encoding IucA/IucC family protein; its protein translation is MNHPERDAWAQAGRRLLVKAVEEFAYEELLVPVPATVPVPETVPVPETVPVPDPEPSAPAPAPPTDPVSGSPGPYRLDLGGGVHWTLRARRGTFGTWRVEPGSLRRHPALPDGQEPGPERLLLDARGVLGWDGPTTAEVLRELTATRRADAGAIGRALPAAALADLGHLELEAYQDGHPCMLLNKGRLGFSASDTAAYAPESAPAVRLLWAAVHNGLAVYAGVPGLDAESLLAEELDPATRERFAAVLAAMCARTGLAAGEFVWLPVHPFHWDEAVATLFAPSVAEGRIVLLGPSDDRYRPLQSIRTLANLDRPHRRNVKVPLLIRNTLVWRGLSTRPTEAAPEVSAWLHAVRDADPYLRDELRVHPLGEVAAVAVGHPLYESVEDAPYRYHELLGAVWREPVTALLDTAAGERARTMAALLKTGSDGRALTAELVARSGLAPAAWLERFFAALLPGLLHYLYRYGVAFCPHGENTVVLFGRDEIPFGIALKDFAEDVNLLPGDRPEYADLPERADRVLLRWPAHELAHSLLSAVFAGHFRFFAPLCADQLGVPEPQFWALVRAEIERYHTRFPELADRFASYGLLAPTFDRVALNREQLLGGGFHDRAERDEGFDVVHGTVPNPLATPPSDTADRSGTADRTGTEDRT